The genomic window TTCAACGCTTCGATGCTCTGGACAGCCTGCGCTGCCTCGCAGTACTGCTGATGGTGCAGGGTCATGCCTTCTACCTGACCCTGGCCTCCGCGGACCGCAGCGCCTTCTGGTATCAGTGGCATTCCTACATACACGGCTATACCGCACCCGGGTTCATGTTCGGAGCCGGCCTCGCCTTCGGCTTCACGACCTTGTCCGATCGGATCGATCAGCATGCCCGCTGGACACCCCTATTGCGCCACCGGCTCTATCGCTACTTGAGCCTGATCGTCATCGGCTATGCCCTGCAGCTGCCGCCTCTAGCCGAGAACGCCGTCCAATGGCTGCAGAGTGACCTGAATCAGTTCGCGCGCGTTGAAGCGCTGCAGAACATCGGCGCGGCGCTCCTGTTTTGCCAACTCCTGGTGATCTTGCTGCGCAGGCCGATACCGGTGGCCGTCAGCACATTGGTTCTGGGTGCGGCGATCGTACTGTCAGGCCCCGCCGTCTCCCGAATTGCCGCCACGGAACTGGGTCCTCTGCCGCTGGCGGGCTACCTGAGCTCCGAGTTCGGATCCACCTTTCCGCTGGTGCCCTGGGCGGGATTCGTGCTCGTTGGCGTGACTCTCGGTGCCTGGTTGAAGCGGCTCGCCGCCAGCGTGCCGCTGATCCGCATCGCGGTCGCATTCGCCCTTGCCGGTGTCGTGCTCGTCGCCCTGTCACTGCAGCTGGACAAATTCTGGCCCGACGCATTCGGGCCGCATCGCTACTGGAAGGTCAGTCCCTATTTCTTCCTCAGGCGCCTGGGGTGGCTGATGATTGCCCTCGGCGCGTTGGCGGCGCTGGATGCCACCCTGCAGCGGGTGCGCGCACGCGATGGTGCGATCCGAATCTGGGTCCGCCGCGTCGGACAGCACTCGCTGCTGCTCTACGTCGCCCATCTGTTGCTTCTGTACGGCTCGCCGATCAGTCCCGGATTGGAAGTCATCGTCGCCGGACGGCTGAGCGTCTGGCAAAGTGCGGGCCTGGTAGTTCTGATATTCCTCACCCTGGCCTTGATCCTTCGGGCCTGGAACGCCCTGGAGCTCAGGCACGGGCCTCGATTTGCGCAGCTCAGGCGACTGGCGGTGGCCGTTGTGGCGATGACAGTGATGACGGCCGCAGTGCGCGCGGGTGATCGCATTCTTGCGCCGGCGGTTCGGCCGCCGTACATGCCTGTCCGTGGCGCCGTCGCCACCAACCTGCCCCAAACTCACGCAGACGATGCAATTGACCCCATGAATTCCACGGTTAAACTCGCCAAGAAGCAGGCTCGGCTCATGCGCCTCCCTGATAAAGGTTCCCAAATGGCACGAGTCTGTTAATTTATGTTGCTCGCGATCAGCGCAATTTTTTTCTCCATCCACATATTCCTGCTGACCATCCTGTGCAGCTTCGGTTTGCACCGATTATCCATGGCGGTGCGCTGGAAGCGTTATGGCAGCGCCAGCCGCTGCATTGCGGGAAGGTTCGCGCAGCTGCCGACGCTCACCATTCAGATTCCCATTTACAATGAGCGCTTCGTGGCGGAAAGAGCGATAGACGCGGCGGTTGCCATTCGCTACCCGAGAGAGAAACTGCACATTCAGATTGTCGATGATTCAACCGATGATACCAGCCAACTGATCAGCAACA from Rhodanobacteraceae bacterium includes these protein-coding regions:
- a CDS encoding DUF1624 domain-containing protein, with translation MRSTAAVQRFDALDSLRCLAVLLMVQGHAFYLTLASADRSAFWYQWHSYIHGYTAPGFMFGAGLAFGFTTLSDRIDQHARWTPLLRHRLYRYLSLIVIGYALQLPPLAENAVQWLQSDLNQFARVEALQNIGAALLFCQLLVILLRRPIPVAVSTLVLGAAIVLSGPAVSRIAATELGPLPLAGYLSSEFGSTFPLVPWAGFVLVGVTLGAWLKRLAASVPLIRIAVAFALAGVVLVALSLQLDKFWPDAFGPHRYWKVSPYFFLRRLGWLMIALGALAALDATLQRVRARDGAIRIWVRRVGQHSLLLYVAHLLLLYGSPISPGLEVIVAGRLSVWQSAGLVVLIFLTLALILRAWNALELRHGPRFAQLRRLAVAVVAMTVMTAAVRAGDRILAPAVRPPYMPVRGAVATNLPQTHADDAIDPMNSTVKLAKKQARLMRLPDKGSQMARVC